The Dictyoglomus sp. region GGATTGATTGGACAAATAGTAGCTATAAATAAACAAACAAAGATTCTCCAGGTTTCTTTTGGGAAGGGAATAATAATGGAAATGGTTCTTGAAGGTGTTGCCTATGTAAAAAAGGATTAAGAGAAGAAAGGAGAGAAATTTATGAATATACGTTCAGAATATAAAGCTGCCTTTATCCTTATAGTTTTTGCTCTTTCTTTGTGGATCTTTCTAACTCGTCCTTTTAGGTTGGGTTTAGATATCAAAGGTGGTATTAGGGTTACTCTTCAATGTCAAAAGACATCTAATGTAGAAATTACCGATGATGCTATAAGAAGGACTATAGAGGTCATAAGAAATCGTATTGATCAATTAGGTGTTACAGAACCGTCTTTATACAGAGAAGGAACGGATAAAATTGTAGTTGAACTTCCTGGAATCAAGGATCCTGAAAAAGCATTAGATGTTATAGGGCAAACTGCTCTTTTGGAATTTAAAGATGAAAAGGAAAGAACTATTCTTACAGGCTCTGCATTAAAAACAGCAAAAGTTGAATTTGATGAGTTAGGCCAACCTCAGGTTCGTGTGGAAATGAATCCCGAGGGAGCAAAAATTTTTGCAGATTTTACATCAAAGAATATTGGAAAACCCGTGATTATTGTTCTTGACGGAAAGGTTATATCAAGTCCTATCATAAAAGATGCTATTACCGAAGGAGTTGGAGTAATAACAGGAAGATTTACTATTGATGAGGCTCAAAAACTTGCAATTTTACTTCGTGCAGGTGCCTTACCTGTTCCTGTTAAAGTTATAGAAAACAGAACTATAGATCCTACTCTTGGCAGAGATACCATGGAATCTGCATATAAAGCAGGAATTGTAGGAGGAATTTTAGTAATACTTTTTATGATTATTATTTTTAGATTCTTAGGATTAGTCGCGGATATTGCATTAGGACTTTATATTATAATGGTTATAGCTATGTTTAAGCTTATAGATGCAACTCTTACCTTACCAGGAATTGCAGGGTTGATTTTGTCAATAGGAATGGCCGTAGATGCTAATTGTCTTATCTTTACAAGAATGAGAGAAGAATTTGCAAAAAAGAAAACTCCAATGGCCTCTTTAGATGCTGGATTTAGAAATGCTTTAAGGGCTATAATTGATAGTAATGTAACTACAATTTTAGCAGCACTTATTCTCTATATTTTTGGAACAGGGCCTATTAAGGGATTTGCAGTAACTCTTACTATAGGTGTCTCTTTAAGTATGTTTACTGCGATAACTGTGACACGAACTCTTCTTGAAAATTTATTACAGCTTCCTTTTCTTAAGAGATCTACCAAGCTTTTGGGATTATAAAAGGAGGACTTATACTATGAAAAGAGAAATTAACTTTTTAGGAAAGAGTATAAGAAGAATATTTTTTATTATTTCTATTCTTTTTATAATAATAGGCCTAGTCTCCTTTTTTACAAGAGGATTAAACCTTTCTATTGATTTCCAGAGTGGAAGTTTACTTCATTATAAAGTTGAAAAACCCTTAACAACAAGACAAATCTCAGAAGTAAGAAAAATAGTAAATAACCTTTTTGGAAAATCTATGGTTCAAACAAGTTCAGATTTAAAGGAAATATGGATTAAGACAAAACCTCTCGATGAAAAATCTGCAAAGAAATTAACATCAGAGGTAGAAAAAATTATTGGTAATTTTAAAGGAAAAGATTGGACTAGTATTGAACCATCTATAAGTCAGGAGCTAAGAGAAAAAGCTATACTGGCCTCAGTGTTAGCAGTATTCATAATGTTGATATATATAACAATAAGATTTAAGTTTGATTTTGCACTATCTGCTATAATAGGTGAAGCCTTTGTTCTTTTAGCAACTATTTCTTTTTTCTCTATTTTTCAATGGGAAGTAAGTCCCTCTTTTATTGCAGCTATTCTTACTCTTCTAGGATATGCTATAAATAACACTATTATCGTTTTTGATAGAATTAGAGAAAATATGAAAGCATATCCTAAGGAAAATTTTGTAAAAATAGCAAATATGAGTATTAATCAAGTATTAGCAAGAACTCTTTATACTATAGTCACAACCCTTTTAGCAATAACTCCTCTTTTAATAATTGGTGGAGAAGTGCTTCGTTCTTTTATAATTGCTTTGTATTTAGGTATATTAATAGGTACATATTCAACTATTTTTGTTTCTTCAGCAATTCTTGCAGAATGGAGAGAACTACAAAAAATCTAAATGTATAAGTGGATTTTTCTTCAAGGAAATAAAAGACAAGAAGAAGAGTTGATAAAAAGTCTTGGTATTTCTCCTCTTCTTGCGCGTCTTCTTGTCAACAGAGGAATAACAGAAAAAAAATTAGCAGAGGAATTTTTAAATCCTTTTTTAGATAATCTTTATAATCCCTTTCATTTTTTTCCTCAATTGGAGAATGCGTTAGATTACATTATTAAACTGAGAAATTTAAAAAAAAAGATTTTAATTTATGGAGATTATGATGTAGATGGTATTACCTCAACAACTCTTTTATTAAAGGTTCTTAGAAATTGGGGATGGGATGTAGATTATTATATTCCTCACAGATTGATCGAAGGATATGGTTTAAAAAAGGAAACGTTGGAAAAGTTGTACCTTTCAAAATATAGCTTGATTATAACTGTTGATTGTGGAATAAATAATAGAGAAGAAGTGGATTTTTTAAAAAAAAATGGTTTAGATGTTATAATCACTGATCATCATATACCATTAACTGATCTTCCCAATGCTTTATTAATTTTAAACCCTCATTTAAATAATTATCCATGTTCTTATTTGTCTGGAGTTGGTGTTGTTTTTAAGTTTCTTCAGGCTTTAAGTGAAAAAATTGGAGAAAAACTTTACAGTGAAGAAGGAATTTTTGAGCTTGTTTCTCTTGGAACTTTAGGAGATCAGGTGGATTTAAAAAGTGAAAATAGAATTTTTGTAAAATATGGCTTAAATAAAATTTCTGAAACTAAACTTGTTGGATTGAAAGCTTTAATTAAAAAGGCAGGTTTAGGAGGTTATTCTTTTCTTGAGACAAGAGATATATTGTTCTATATTGTTCCACGTCTTAATGCTATAGGAAGACTACGAGAAGTAAAGGATGCTGTTGAACTTATTCTCTCGCAGGATGAGGAGTATGCAGAGAATTTGGCAAATGTCTTGGAAAATGAAAATAGAGAAAGACAGAGAATAAAAGAGGAAGTTACTCTTTCTGCAAATGAAGAGGTGGAGAGATATTTTGAAAAAGAAGGAGAAGATGTTCCCATAATAATTCTCTCTAAAGAAGATTGGCATAAGGGAGTTTTGGGAATATCTGCCTCAGAATTAGCAGAAAAATATAATAGGCCAGTGCTTTTAGGAAAAATAGAGGGGGATTATATAATTGGCTCAGGAAGGAGCATAGAAGATGTGGATATATTTGATTTTATGACAAGACTTTTACCTTTTCTAAGCAAGTTTGGAGGACATAAATCTGCAATTGGTTTTAGTATTAAAAGGGCATTTTGGGATGAATTTTATAGATCCGCGATAAAACTTTCTCGGGAATTATGGAAGGATTTGGACCTAATGCCTAAAATAAAAATTGATAAAGAAATAGACATTAAAGACATAAATTCAAATTTACTTGCAGATATTGAGAAACTTTCTCCATTTGGACCGGGAAATGAAGAGCCATGTTTTCTTATTTCAAATTCAACTATTCAGGAACTTTCTAGCGAAAATGAAAAGAAATTTAATATAAAAATTGTAGATTTATCAGGATCTATGCTCTCTCTCACAGGTTTTGGATTGACAAAAGATTTGACAAATCGAAAAGAAGAGCTTATGGATATGGTTGTAAGGATTTATAAAGGAAATTTTGGTGGAGAAAGTTTTTATAGGTTTTATCTTGAGGATTTTAAAGTAAATATGAAAAATCATATAAAGCTTAACTCTGTAAAAAAGAGAAAATTTAGGTATCTTCTTCACTTAGAAAATGATGTAGAGAAAAATTCAGTTTTAGAGAAGATAAAGAAAAAAAGAAATAATATTATAATAATTACACCTTCTTGGAATCAAAGTTATTGGGAAGATAAGAGCTTAACCTTTATTTCTCCTTGGGAAATTGAGAATAAAATGGAAGAACTTAGGAACTCTTCTCTTATTCTCTGGGAAGATGCGGAATTAATTTTGAGAATTCCGGAATTTATGAATTATTATTGCAAATTAATTAGAGAGTTACCTATTCCTATATTCTTTTTAACATTACTAGGAGACGAAAGAGTATTCTTAGAGCTTTCAAAAATGCTTAATATAAGAGTAGTAAAATATCCTTCAAAAGTTCAAATTCCTTCTCTAAGGGATCTAAGATTTTCTAAAAATAGAGAAAAGGAAGAGAATTTCTTTAAAAAAGTAAATGCGTTTTTTTATCCTTCAAATTTTCCTTTTTTTCATCTTAACCATTTAGTCTTTGCTAAACCTCCAATTTTGTCATCAGAATTAAGGAGATGGATTAAAATATCAAAACACGCATATCTTTTCTTTGGCAAGGATGAAATTATGGAAGGATATAAAAGAAGTCAAGAATTTTCTTTAAATTTAAATCCTTTAGAAAGAGATTTCTTTAGAAAGAGTTCTCAGGACTTTCTTATAATTCTTCAGAAGGCTAGGCTTTCAGAGATTTATTCTCTTCTCTTTCAATATGAATTTTTCGGGCACAAGTAATAAAAGCTGTATGGGCTATCATTCTATGATATGGTCTTACTGATAGATCTTCAATTTGCCAGGGTCTTATTAAAACTTCAAAGGTTTCTATAAAAGCATAGCAAGATGTATTTTTTAAAGCATGGACTGTTTTCTGTGCCTGAATTATAGTTGGTGAATAGGAAAGAAAGACACCCCCAGGTCTTAAAGCTCTTATAGTATAATCCACTACTCTCCAAGGTTCTGGAAGATCAAGGATTATTCTATCAAAAT contains the following coding sequences:
- the secF gene encoding protein translocase subunit SecF, with translation MKREINFLGKSIRRIFFIISILFIIIGLVSFFTRGLNLSIDFQSGSLLHYKVEKPLTTRQISEVRKIVNNLFGKSMVQTSSDLKEIWIKTKPLDEKSAKKLTSEVEKIIGNFKGKDWTSIEPSISQELREKAILASVLAVFIMLIYITIRFKFDFALSAIIGEAFVLLATISFFSIFQWEVSPSFIAAILTLLGYAINNTIIVFDRIRENMKAYPKENFVKIANMSINQVLARTLYTIVTTLLAITPLLIIGGEVLRSFIIALYLGILIGTYSTIFVSSAILAEWRELQKI
- the secD gene encoding protein translocase subunit SecD, whose protein sequence is MNIRSEYKAAFILIVFALSLWIFLTRPFRLGLDIKGGIRVTLQCQKTSNVEITDDAIRRTIEVIRNRIDQLGVTEPSLYREGTDKIVVELPGIKDPEKALDVIGQTALLEFKDEKERTILTGSALKTAKVEFDELGQPQVRVEMNPEGAKIFADFTSKNIGKPVIIVLDGKVISSPIIKDAITEGVGVITGRFTIDEAQKLAILLRAGALPVPVKVIENRTIDPTLGRDTMESAYKAGIVGGILVILFMIIIFRFLGLVADIALGLYIIMVIAMFKLIDATLTLPGIAGLILSIGMAVDANCLIFTRMREEFAKKKTPMASLDAGFRNALRAIIDSNVTTILAALILYIFGTGPIKGFAVTLTIGVSLSMFTAITVTRTLLENLLQLPFLKRSTKLLGL
- the recJ gene encoding single-stranded-DNA-specific exonuclease RecJ; the protein is MYKWIFLQGNKRQEEELIKSLGISPLLARLLVNRGITEKKLAEEFLNPFLDNLYNPFHFFPQLENALDYIIKLRNLKKKILIYGDYDVDGITSTTLLLKVLRNWGWDVDYYIPHRLIEGYGLKKETLEKLYLSKYSLIITVDCGINNREEVDFLKKNGLDVIITDHHIPLTDLPNALLILNPHLNNYPCSYLSGVGVVFKFLQALSEKIGEKLYSEEGIFELVSLGTLGDQVDLKSENRIFVKYGLNKISETKLVGLKALIKKAGLGGYSFLETRDILFYIVPRLNAIGRLREVKDAVELILSQDEEYAENLANVLENENRERQRIKEEVTLSANEEVERYFEKEGEDVPIIILSKEDWHKGVLGISASELAEKYNRPVLLGKIEGDYIIGSGRSIEDVDIFDFMTRLLPFLSKFGGHKSAIGFSIKRAFWDEFYRSAIKLSRELWKDLDLMPKIKIDKEIDIKDINSNLLADIEKLSPFGPGNEEPCFLISNSTIQELSSENEKKFNIKIVDLSGSMLSLTGFGLTKDLTNRKEELMDMVVRIYKGNFGGESFYRFYLEDFKVNMKNHIKLNSVKKRKFRYLLHLENDVEKNSVLEKIKKKRNNIIIITPSWNQSYWEDKSLTFISPWEIENKMEELRNSSLILWEDAELILRIPEFMNYYCKLIRELPIPIFFLTLLGDERVFLELSKMLNIRVVKYPSKVQIPSLRDLRFSKNREKEENFFKKVNAFFYPSNFPFFHLNHLVFAKPPILSSELRRWIKISKHAYLFFGKDEIMEGYKRSQEFSLNLNPLERDFFRKSSQDFLIILQKARLSEIYSLLFQYEFFGHK